One Urocitellus parryii isolate mUroPar1 chromosome 8, mUroPar1.hap1, whole genome shotgun sequence DNA window includes the following coding sequences:
- the Mrap2 gene encoding melanocortin-2 receptor accessory protein 2, with translation MSVQRLISNRTSQQSASNSDYTWEYEYYEIGPVSFEGLKAHKYSIVIGFWVGLAVFVIFMFFVLTLLTKTGAPHQDNAESSEKRFRMNSFVSDFGKPLEPDKVFSRQGNDETRSLFHCYINEVEHLDRAKACHQTTAIDSEVQLREAIQRGRQPEEELNRLMKFDIPNFVNTDQSSSFGEDDLLISEPPIVLENKPVAQASYRDLD, from the exons ATGTCTGTCCAGAGGTTAATTTCTAACAGAACCTCCCAGCAATCCGCATCTAATTCTGATTACACCTGGGAGTATGAGTATTATGAGATTGGACCAGTTTCCTTTGAAGGACTGAAGGCTCACAAAT ATTCCATCGTGATTGGATTTTGGGTTGGCCTTGCAGTCTTCgtgattttcatgttttttgtgcTGACCTTGCTGACCAAGACAGGCGCCCCACACCAAGA CAATGCAGAGTCTTCAGAGAAAAGATTCAGAATGAACAGTTTTGTGTCAGACTTTGGGAAACCTCTGGAGCCAGACAAGGTGTTTTCTCGCCAGGGCAATGATGAGACCCGGTCGCTCTTTCACTGCTACATCAACGAAGTGGAACACTTGGACAGGGCCAAAGCCTGTCACCAGACCACAGCCATCGACAGCGAGGTCCAACTCCGGGAAGCCATCCAAAGAGGCAGGCAGCCAGAGGAGGAGCTGAACAGGCTCATGAAGTTTGACATCCCCAACTTTGTGAACACAGACCAGAGCTCCTCCTTTGGGGAGGATGATCTTCTGATTTCTGAACCACCCATTGTTCTAGAAAATAAGCCAGTTGCCCAAGCCTCCTACAGAGACCTAGATTAA